One Drosophila yakuba strain Tai18E2 chromosome 4, Prin_Dyak_Tai18E2_2.1, whole genome shotgun sequence genomic window carries:
- the LOC6523695 gene encoding protein pangolin isoform X7: MPHCETINDESILNSNELINYQKYRRNEELQKNIFNKKSINLRTGQVTVGNQYTQLTDNRIAQNNCNDLEKILIVPSSSSDGMEASLSELLLIPPKTISQAWQTAEEIESWQDDGFRQRNELFSCIYTNSMLNQQQCSQQQLLATQLLYARLLRSQLAERESQSNKSNMVHYSGSKKTMLRQDDLLSTPSSQDNNNNIKLINDIENSLGCVDPPLLDFSTVRQSQRAEQKKKQEDNNCYSPNLKSNKEAIDGYDLQHTCDFIREQKNVLIDIKKKLENLSEISGKFRKGLSARQSHIEVNNGSDSALEEIVGRHLDGNRKAIESLLEEVKRLYNQWSSAELYYVRSLQRLGLSSEEGGDYTPTPTHTIMALAAIALSNESGISPQKSSTEHSKLLDVESESALFLTSAKPKTLVEIENIILQLASSGNMHQYSAASTTPGAYSDSFKSDGEDSDSAPTCIWHSTSRTFRRKKEVEPCSTAAEIILEYASLSSTSNADTSRLLTSASKISDVTENYNVTTQLPIMFNYNRESSAVSIITDPSIFPEFSTAPSTPSTSSNSGCSTGIVSGIFGLSQNRRKQRLARRIETLTTNSFKSNAIRGNGDKEIVNQLKISPSITASPTENVSSLITNTLGSPNASLRSQELSITNMFKERVSTLQANTGSMKSENFPMLDDSPYDLSIGSKTKHMNLETKNPSNTQSNDSKDTNDKKKPHIKKPLNAFMLYMKEMRAKVVAECTLKESAAINQILGRRWHELSREEQSKYYEKARQERQLHMELYPGWSARDNYGYVSKKKKRKKDRSTTDSGVACLGA, translated from the exons ATGCCACACTGTGAAACAATTAATGATGAAAGCATTTTGAACTCAAACGAATTAATAAATTACCAGAAATATAGGCGCAATGAGGAACTAcaaaagaacatttttaacaaaaaatcaatcaatttgcGAACGGGCCAGGTCACTGTTGGTAACCAATATACGCAATTAACTGACAACAGAATAGCACAAAATAATTGCAATGATTTGGAAAAAATCCTTATTGTACCATCAAGTAGCTCAGACGGAATGGAGGCATCGTTATCCGAACTCCTATTAATTCCGCCAAAAACAATTTCTCAGGCTTGGCAAACCGCAGAAGAAATAGAAAGCTGGCAAGATGACGGGTTTCGCCAACGAAATGAACTGTTTTCTTGTATTTATACAAATAGTATGCTAAATCAGCAGCAATgctcgcagcagcagctattGGCCACACAACTCTTATATGCTCGACTTCTTCGGTCTCAGTTAGCTGAACGGGAATCCCAGTCGAATAAGTCCAACATGGTTCATTATTCAGGATCTAAAAAGACCATGCTTCGACAAGATGACCTTCTATCAACCCCATCATCGCAggataataataacaatattaagtTAATCAATGATATCGAAAACAGCTTAGGTTGTGTAGATCCCCCTTTGTTGGATTTTTCTACCGTTCGTCAAAGCCAAAGAgcagaacaaaaaaagaagcaagAAGACAACAATTGTTACTCACCAAACTTAAAATCGAACAAGGAAGCAATAGACGGGTACGACCTACAACACACATGTGATTTTATCAGGGAACAAAAAAACGTTCTTATtgacattaaaaaaaaactcgaaAATCTCTCCGAGATCTCAGGTAAATTTAGGAAAGGGTTAAGTGCTCGTCAAAGTCACATTGAAGTAAATAATGGCTCTGATTCAGCCCTTGAGGAAATTGTAGGACGGCACCTTGATGGAAATCGGAAAGCTATTGAAAGTTTACTGGAAGAGGTAAAAAGATTGTATAATCAATGGAGCAGCGCTGAGCTCTATTATGTTCGCAGCTTACAACGCTTGGGACTCTCATCAGAGGAAGGTGGTGACTATACACCTACACCAACACATACTATTATGGCATTGGCTGCTATAGCACTGTCTAATGAAAGTGGTATTTCGCCACAGAAATCGTCTACAGAGCACTCTAAACTCCTAGATGTTGAAAGCGAGTCCGCTTTGTTTTTGACCTCAGCAAAACCTAAAACTTTGGTCGAAATAGAGAATATAATATTACAACTCGCATCATCTGGTAATATGCATCAATATAGCGCTGCTAGTACCACTCCTGGAGCCTACAGTGATAGTTTTAAAAGCGATGGCGAAGATTCAGACTCAGCACCCACTTGCATTTGGCATTCGACAAGTCGAACCTTTCGCCGCAAAAAAGAGGTAGAGCCTTGTAGCACTGCAGCTGAGATTATTTTAGAATATGCTTCATTGTCTTCAACTTCGAACGCTGATACCTCACGCCTGCTTACATCTGCATCAAAAATTTCAGATGTTACTGAAAATTATAATGTCACAACACAATTGCCTATTATGTTTAATTACAATCGCGAAAGTTCAGCTGTGTCAATCATTACCGATCCTTCCATTTTCCCCGAGTTTTCTACTGCACCCTCAACTCCATCTACTAGTAGTAATAGTGGATGCTCTACTGGAATAGTTTCTGGAATTTTCGGCTTAAGTCAAAATCGAAGAAAACAAAGACTTGCAAGGCGCATTGAAACTCTAACTACAAATTCTTTTAAATCGAATGCAATAAGGGGAAACGGTGACAAAGAAATCGTTAATCAGCTAAAAATATCGCCATCAATTACAGCATCGCCAACTGAAAATGTTTCCTCCCTAATTACTAACACTTTGGGTTCGCCTAATGCCTCTTTAAGATCGCAGGAACTTTCCATAACTAACATGTTCAAAGAACGAGTAAGCACTTTACAGGCAAATACCGGATCTATGAAGtctgaaaattttccaatgcTAGATGATTCCCCATACGACTTAAGTATTGGAAGCAAGACAAAACACAT gAACctggaaacaaaaaacccaTCAAATACGCAATCAAATGACTCCAAGGACacaaatgataaaaaaaaaccccatATTAAGAAACCACTGAATGCGTTCATGCTCTATATGAAGGAAATGCGTGCTAAGGTTGTTGCCGAATGTACACTAAAAGAATCCGCTGCTATTAATCAGATTTTAGGAAGACGG TGGCACGAACTTTCCCGCGAAgaacaaagcaaatattaCGAAAAAGCTCGACAAGAGCGTCAATTGCATATGGAATTGTATCCGGGGTGGAGCGCACGAGATAACTATGGTTACGtgtcaaaaaagaaaaagcgaaaaaaagaCAGATCGACAACGGATTCGGGAG TGGCATGCCTTGGGGCGTGA
- the LOC6523695 gene encoding protein pangolin isoform X5, translating into MPHCETINDESILNSNELINYQKYRRNEELQKNIFNKKSINLRTGQVTVGNQYTQLTDNRIAQNNCNDLEKILIVPSSSSDGMEASLSELLLIPPKTISQAWQTAEEIESWQDDGFRQRNELFSCIYTNSMLNQQQCSQQQLLATQLLYARLLRSQLAERESQSNKSNMVHYSGSKKTMLRQDDLLSTPSSQDNNNNIKLINDIENSLGCVDPPLLDFSTVRQSQRAEQKKKQEDNNCYSPNLKSNKEAIDGYDLQHTCDFIREQKNVLIDIKKKLENLSEISGKFRKGLSARQSHIEVNNGSDSALEEIVGRHLDGNRKAIESLLEEVKRLYNQWSSAELYYVRSLQRLGLSSEEGGDYTPTPTHTIMALAAIALSNESGISPQKSSTEHSKLLDVESESALFLTSAKPKTLVEIENIILQLASSGNMHQYSAASTTPGAYSDSFKSDGEDSDSAPTCIWHSTSRTFRRKKEVEPCSTAAEIILEYASLSSTSNADTSRLLTSASKISDVTENYNVTTQLPIMFNYNRESSAVSIITDPSIFPEFSTAPSTPSTSSNSGCSTGIVSGIFGLSQNRRKQRLARRIETLTTNSFKSNAIRGNGDKEIVNQLKISPSITASPTENVSSLITNTLGSPNASLRSQELSITNMFKERVSTLQANTGSMKSENFPMLDDSPYDLSIGSKTKHMNLETKNPSNTQSNDSKDTNDKKKPHIKKPLNAFMLYMKEMRAKVVAECTLKESAAINQILGRRWHELSREEQSKYYEKARQERQLHMELYPGWSARDNYGYVSKKKKRKKDRSTTDSGGNNMKKCRARFGLDQQNQWCKPCSPNLGVISSVSNNGSSVGITSNVAVNSIGVGMLAPI; encoded by the exons ATGCCACACTGTGAAACAATTAATGATGAAAGCATTTTGAACTCAAACGAATTAATAAATTACCAGAAATATAGGCGCAATGAGGAACTAcaaaagaacatttttaacaaaaaatcaatcaatttgcGAACGGGCCAGGTCACTGTTGGTAACCAATATACGCAATTAACTGACAACAGAATAGCACAAAATAATTGCAATGATTTGGAAAAAATCCTTATTGTACCATCAAGTAGCTCAGACGGAATGGAGGCATCGTTATCCGAACTCCTATTAATTCCGCCAAAAACAATTTCTCAGGCTTGGCAAACCGCAGAAGAAATAGAAAGCTGGCAAGATGACGGGTTTCGCCAACGAAATGAACTGTTTTCTTGTATTTATACAAATAGTATGCTAAATCAGCAGCAATgctcgcagcagcagctattGGCCACACAACTCTTATATGCTCGACTTCTTCGGTCTCAGTTAGCTGAACGGGAATCCCAGTCGAATAAGTCCAACATGGTTCATTATTCAGGATCTAAAAAGACCATGCTTCGACAAGATGACCTTCTATCAACCCCATCATCGCAggataataataacaatattaagtTAATCAATGATATCGAAAACAGCTTAGGTTGTGTAGATCCCCCTTTGTTGGATTTTTCTACCGTTCGTCAAAGCCAAAGAgcagaacaaaaaaagaagcaagAAGACAACAATTGTTACTCACCAAACTTAAAATCGAACAAGGAAGCAATAGACGGGTACGACCTACAACACACATGTGATTTTATCAGGGAACAAAAAAACGTTCTTATtgacattaaaaaaaaactcgaaAATCTCTCCGAGATCTCAGGTAAATTTAGGAAAGGGTTAAGTGCTCGTCAAAGTCACATTGAAGTAAATAATGGCTCTGATTCAGCCCTTGAGGAAATTGTAGGACGGCACCTTGATGGAAATCGGAAAGCTATTGAAAGTTTACTGGAAGAGGTAAAAAGATTGTATAATCAATGGAGCAGCGCTGAGCTCTATTATGTTCGCAGCTTACAACGCTTGGGACTCTCATCAGAGGAAGGTGGTGACTATACACCTACACCAACACATACTATTATGGCATTGGCTGCTATAGCACTGTCTAATGAAAGTGGTATTTCGCCACAGAAATCGTCTACAGAGCACTCTAAACTCCTAGATGTTGAAAGCGAGTCCGCTTTGTTTTTGACCTCAGCAAAACCTAAAACTTTGGTCGAAATAGAGAATATAATATTACAACTCGCATCATCTGGTAATATGCATCAATATAGCGCTGCTAGTACCACTCCTGGAGCCTACAGTGATAGTTTTAAAAGCGATGGCGAAGATTCAGACTCAGCACCCACTTGCATTTGGCATTCGACAAGTCGAACCTTTCGCCGCAAAAAAGAGGTAGAGCCTTGTAGCACTGCAGCTGAGATTATTTTAGAATATGCTTCATTGTCTTCAACTTCGAACGCTGATACCTCACGCCTGCTTACATCTGCATCAAAAATTTCAGATGTTACTGAAAATTATAATGTCACAACACAATTGCCTATTATGTTTAATTACAATCGCGAAAGTTCAGCTGTGTCAATCATTACCGATCCTTCCATTTTCCCCGAGTTTTCTACTGCACCCTCAACTCCATCTACTAGTAGTAATAGTGGATGCTCTACTGGAATAGTTTCTGGAATTTTCGGCTTAAGTCAAAATCGAAGAAAACAAAGACTTGCAAGGCGCATTGAAACTCTAACTACAAATTCTTTTAAATCGAATGCAATAAGGGGAAACGGTGACAAAGAAATCGTTAATCAGCTAAAAATATCGCCATCAATTACAGCATCGCCAACTGAAAATGTTTCCTCCCTAATTACTAACACTTTGGGTTCGCCTAATGCCTCTTTAAGATCGCAGGAACTTTCCATAACTAACATGTTCAAAGAACGAGTAAGCACTTTACAGGCAAATACCGGATCTATGAAGtctgaaaattttccaatgcTAGATGATTCCCCATACGACTTAAGTATTGGAAGCAAGACAAAACACAT gAACctggaaacaaaaaacccaTCAAATACGCAATCAAATGACTCCAAGGACacaaatgataaaaaaaaaccccatATTAAGAAACCACTGAATGCGTTCATGCTCTATATGAAGGAAATGCGTGCTAAGGTTGTTGCCGAATGTACACTAAAAGAATCCGCTGCTATTAATCAGATTTTAGGAAGACGG TGGCACGAACTTTCCCGCGAAgaacaaagcaaatattaCGAAAAAGCTCGACAAGAGCGTCAATTGCATATGGAATTGTATCCGGGGTGGAGCGCACGAGATAACTATGGTTACGtgtcaaaaaagaaaaagcgaaaaaaagaCAGATCGACAACGGATTCGGGAG GtaataatatgaaaaaatGCCGCGCTCGTTTCGGATTGGATCAACAGAATCAGTGGTGCAAGCCGTGCAG TCCCAATTTGGGTGTCATTTCATCCGTAAGCAACAATGGCAGCAGCGTTGGCATCACCAGTAATGTAGCAGTCAACAGCATTGGTGTTGGCATGCTGGCACCTATT TAA
- the LOC6523695 gene encoding protein pangolin isoform X2, producing MPHCETINDESILNSNELINYQKYRRNEELQKNIFNKKSINLRTGQVTVGNQYTQLTDNRIAQNNCNDLEKILIVPSSSSDGMEASLSELLLIPPKTISQAWQTAEEIESWQDDGFRQRNELFSCIYTNSMLNQQQCSQQQLLATQLLYARLLRSQLAERESQSNKSNMVHYSGSKKTMLRQDDLLSTPSSQDNNNNIKLINDIENSLGCVDPPLLDFSTVRQSQRAEQKKKQEDNNCYSPNLKSNKEAIDGYDLQHTCDFIREQKNVLIDIKKKLENLSEISGKFRKGLSARQSHIEVNNGSDSALEEIVGRHLDGNRKAIESLLEEVKRLYNQWSSAELYYVRSLQRLGLSSEEGGDYTPTPTHTIMALAAIALSNESGISPQKSSTEHSKLLDVESESALFLTSAKPKTLVEIENIILQLASSGNMHQYSAASTTPGAYSDSFKSDGEDSDSAPTCIWHSTSRTFRRKKEVEPCSTAAEIILEYASLSSTSNADTSRLLTSASKISDVTENYNVTTQLPIMFNYNRESSAVSIITDPSIFPEFSTAPSTPSTSSNSGCSTGIVSGIFGLSQNRRKQRLARRIETLTTNSFKSNAIRGNGDKEIVNQLKISPSITASPTENVSSLITNTLGSPNASLRSQELSITNMFKERVSTLQANTGSMKSENFPMLDDSPYDLSIGSKTKHMNLETKNPSNTQSNDSKDTNDKKKPHIKKPLNAFMLYMKEMRAKVVAECTLKESAAINQILGRRWHALGREEQAKYYELARRERQLHMQMYPDWSSRTNASRGKKRKRKQDNNDGGNNMKKCRARFGLDQQNQWCKPCRRKKKCIRYMESLNDNGPAEDGSVFDEHGSDDDEDDFDDEKLEGSCGSADETNKIEDDDSESLNQSMPSPGCLSGLSSLQSPSTTMSPLNMNANSTSNVVFPATSNALLIVSSDQTTAQQRSTLVSNSGSSSGSTSSISTTPNTSSTVSPVTCTTGPCPGSSQERAMMLGNRFSHLGMGLSPLVVSTSTSKSEPFFKPHPTICNNPIFSLPSIGNCSLNNSIMPNTSRNPIGANPRDINNPLSINQLTKRREYQNVEMIEASESKTIVAHAATSIIQHVAVHGYHANHSLLNSSLNQHFHHQLNNRTEKPNRSEQKMLSVSSHSVNSSECHKESDSQAIASSKTSSAGSSDNGVISVS from the exons ATGCCACACTGTGAAACAATTAATGATGAAAGCATTTTGAACTCAAACGAATTAATAAATTACCAGAAATATAGGCGCAATGAGGAACTAcaaaagaacatttttaacaaaaaatcaatcaatttgcGAACGGGCCAGGTCACTGTTGGTAACCAATATACGCAATTAACTGACAACAGAATAGCACAAAATAATTGCAATGATTTGGAAAAAATCCTTATTGTACCATCAAGTAGCTCAGACGGAATGGAGGCATCGTTATCCGAACTCCTATTAATTCCGCCAAAAACAATTTCTCAGGCTTGGCAAACCGCAGAAGAAATAGAAAGCTGGCAAGATGACGGGTTTCGCCAACGAAATGAACTGTTTTCTTGTATTTATACAAATAGTATGCTAAATCAGCAGCAATgctcgcagcagcagctattGGCCACACAACTCTTATATGCTCGACTTCTTCGGTCTCAGTTAGCTGAACGGGAATCCCAGTCGAATAAGTCCAACATGGTTCATTATTCAGGATCTAAAAAGACCATGCTTCGACAAGATGACCTTCTATCAACCCCATCATCGCAggataataataacaatattaagtTAATCAATGATATCGAAAACAGCTTAGGTTGTGTAGATCCCCCTTTGTTGGATTTTTCTACCGTTCGTCAAAGCCAAAGAgcagaacaaaaaaagaagcaagAAGACAACAATTGTTACTCACCAAACTTAAAATCGAACAAGGAAGCAATAGACGGGTACGACCTACAACACACATGTGATTTTATCAGGGAACAAAAAAACGTTCTTATtgacattaaaaaaaaactcgaaAATCTCTCCGAGATCTCAGGTAAATTTAGGAAAGGGTTAAGTGCTCGTCAAAGTCACATTGAAGTAAATAATGGCTCTGATTCAGCCCTTGAGGAAATTGTAGGACGGCACCTTGATGGAAATCGGAAAGCTATTGAAAGTTTACTGGAAGAGGTAAAAAGATTGTATAATCAATGGAGCAGCGCTGAGCTCTATTATGTTCGCAGCTTACAACGCTTGGGACTCTCATCAGAGGAAGGTGGTGACTATACACCTACACCAACACATACTATTATGGCATTGGCTGCTATAGCACTGTCTAATGAAAGTGGTATTTCGCCACAGAAATCGTCTACAGAGCACTCTAAACTCCTAGATGTTGAAAGCGAGTCCGCTTTGTTTTTGACCTCAGCAAAACCTAAAACTTTGGTCGAAATAGAGAATATAATATTACAACTCGCATCATCTGGTAATATGCATCAATATAGCGCTGCTAGTACCACTCCTGGAGCCTACAGTGATAGTTTTAAAAGCGATGGCGAAGATTCAGACTCAGCACCCACTTGCATTTGGCATTCGACAAGTCGAACCTTTCGCCGCAAAAAAGAGGTAGAGCCTTGTAGCACTGCAGCTGAGATTATTTTAGAATATGCTTCATTGTCTTCAACTTCGAACGCTGATACCTCACGCCTGCTTACATCTGCATCAAAAATTTCAGATGTTACTGAAAATTATAATGTCACAACACAATTGCCTATTATGTTTAATTACAATCGCGAAAGTTCAGCTGTGTCAATCATTACCGATCCTTCCATTTTCCCCGAGTTTTCTACTGCACCCTCAACTCCATCTACTAGTAGTAATAGTGGATGCTCTACTGGAATAGTTTCTGGAATTTTCGGCTTAAGTCAAAATCGAAGAAAACAAAGACTTGCAAGGCGCATTGAAACTCTAACTACAAATTCTTTTAAATCGAATGCAATAAGGGGAAACGGTGACAAAGAAATCGTTAATCAGCTAAAAATATCGCCATCAATTACAGCATCGCCAACTGAAAATGTTTCCTCCCTAATTACTAACACTTTGGGTTCGCCTAATGCCTCTTTAAGATCGCAGGAACTTTCCATAACTAACATGTTCAAAGAACGAGTAAGCACTTTACAGGCAAATACCGGATCTATGAAGtctgaaaattttccaatgcTAGATGATTCCCCATACGACTTAAGTATTGGAAGCAAGACAAAACACAT gAACctggaaacaaaaaacccaTCAAATACGCAATCAAATGACTCCAAGGACacaaatgataaaaaaaaaccccatATTAAGAAACCACTGAATGCGTTCATGCTCTATATGAAGGAAATGCGTGCTAAGGTTGTTGCCGAATGTACACTAAAAGAATCCGCTGCTATTAATCAGATTTTAGGAAGACGG TGGCATGCCTTGGGGCGTGAGGAACAAGCGAAGTATTACGAGTTGGCGCGAAGGGAGCGACAACTGCACATGCAAATGTATCCTGATTGGAGCTCTCGTACAAATGCCTCTCGTGGCAAAAAACGGAAGCGGAAGCAAGATAACAACGACGGAG GtaataatatgaaaaaatGCCGCGCTCGTTTCGGATTGGATCAACAGAATCAGTGGTGCAAGCCGTGCAG GCGCAAAAAGAAATGTATTCGTTATATGGAATCCCTGAACGACAATGGTCCCGCCGAGGACGGGAGTGTTTTTGATGAACACGGTAGTGATGACGACGAAGATGACTTCGATGATGAAAAACTGGAAGGAAGTTGTGGAAGCGCCGACGAAACCAATAAAATAGAAGATGACGACTCAGAATCCCTAAATCAATCCATGCCCAGCCCTGGGTGTCTTAGTGGATTGTCCAGTTTACAGAGCCCATCGACAACAATGAGCCCACTTAACATGAATGCCAATTCGACAAGCAATGTTGTATTTCCTGCTACTTCTAATGCACTTTTAATCGTCAGCTCAGACCAGACAACTGCACAGCAACGGTCCACATTGGTGTCAAACTCGGGATCGAGCAGTGGCTCAACCAGTAGCATAAGTACAACCCCAAATACGTCAAGTACAGTTTCGCCAGTTACGTGTACGACCGGCCCGTGTCCAGGTTCCTCTCAGGAACGAGCCATGATGCTTGGAAATCGTTTTAGTCACTTGGGAATGGGGTTAAGTCCTCTAGTAGTTAGCACTAGCACCAGTAAATCTGAACCATTTTTTAAGCCTCATCCCACAATTTGCAATAATCCTATCTTTTCATTGCCATCAATTGGTAACTgtagtttaaataattctatAATGCCAAACACATCCCGAAACCCTATTGGTGCTAACCCACGAGATATTAATAATCCCCTTAGCATCAATCAGTTGACTAAAAGACGTGAATATCAAAATGTTGAAATGATTGAAGCTAGTGAGTCAAAGACTATAGTTGCCCATGCTGCTACATCCATTATTCAACATGTAGCAGTGCACGGCTACCACGCAAATCACTCGCTTTTAAATAGCAGCTTAAACCAACATTTTCATCACCAATTAAATAACCGTACGGAAAAACCCAATAGAAGTGAGCAGAAAATGCTGTCCGTAAGTAGTCATTCTGTAAATAGCAGTGAATGCCATAAAGAATCTGATTCGCAGGCAATTGCATCTAGCAAGACTTCTAGTGCTGGCTCTTCCGATAACGGCGTTATTAGCGTTTCATAA